One Burkholderia thailandensis E264 genomic window carries:
- a CDS encoding glycosyltransferase family 2 protein — MTILGALVILYDPTDEQLSGLEALARDSDALVVVDNTPHEHAAARERVRALSARTNTVWRHHGNRGGVAGGYNAGLSVLFAQGVEAVALFDQDSTVPAGYFERMREACAQLGEQPGAHAGAFIAGPRIYDANEQRFLPELMTSGVTVRRVRVEGETAPQRCAFLISSGSVISRAAYARLGRFDEALFIDHVDTEYCLRALAHNVPLYVVPPLVLTHRIGARRRHKVGPFELTAMHHGWLRRYYGARNAMQLGLQYGLRFPVALVPNLLTIWQVIQVVLCEREKGAKLRGIALGVLDGLFGRLGSFDDARAGAAAREPVRQE; from the coding sequence ATGACGATCCTGGGGGCGCTGGTGATTCTGTACGACCCGACGGACGAGCAGTTGTCGGGGCTGGAGGCGCTCGCGCGCGACAGCGACGCGCTCGTGGTCGTGGACAACACGCCGCACGAGCACGCGGCGGCGCGCGAGCGGGTGCGTGCGCTGTCGGCGCGGACGAACACGGTGTGGCGACACCACGGCAACCGGGGCGGGGTCGCGGGCGGGTACAACGCGGGGCTGTCGGTGCTGTTCGCGCAGGGCGTCGAGGCGGTCGCGCTGTTCGACCAGGACTCGACGGTGCCGGCCGGGTACTTCGAGCGGATGCGCGAGGCGTGCGCGCAACTGGGTGAGCAACCGGGCGCGCACGCGGGCGCGTTCATCGCGGGCCCGCGGATCTACGACGCGAACGAGCAGCGCTTCCTGCCGGAGCTGATGACGAGCGGGGTGACGGTGCGCCGCGTGCGGGTGGAGGGCGAGACGGCGCCGCAGCGCTGCGCGTTCCTGATCTCGTCGGGCAGCGTGATTTCGCGGGCCGCGTACGCGCGGCTCGGTCGATTCGACGAGGCGCTGTTCATCGATCACGTCGACACCGAGTATTGCCTGCGCGCGCTCGCGCACAACGTGCCGCTGTACGTGGTGCCGCCGCTCGTGCTGACGCACCGGATCGGCGCGCGGCGCCGGCACAAGGTGGGGCCGTTCGAGCTGACGGCGATGCATCACGGGTGGTTGCGCCGATACTACGGCGCGCGCAACGCGATGCAACTGGGGCTGCAGTACGGCTTGCGGTTTCCGGTGGCGCTGGTGCCGAATCTGCTGACGATATGGCAGGTGATCCAGGTGGTGCTGTGCGAGCGGGAGAAGGGCGCGAAGCTGCGCGGGATCGCGCTGGGCGTGCTCGACGGCCTGTTCGGGCGGCTGGGATCGTTCGACGATGCGCGCGCGGGCGCGGCGGCGCGCGAGCCGGTGCGGCAGGAATGA
- the betI gene encoding transcriptional regulator BetI produces MPKLGMREIRRAQLIDATLRSIDEAGLSGTTLASVAQRANISTGIVSHYFGDKDGLLEATMRHVLRDLWAATARHRAAASDAPRARLRAVVAANFDDTQISAPVMKTWLAFWSQSMHEPTLRRLQHVNTRRLYSNLCAEFAKALPPARAREAASGLAALIDGLWLRGALAGGPFDTKAALKLANDYIDLLLAPRA; encoded by the coding sequence ATGCCCAAACTCGGAATGCGCGAGATCCGCCGCGCCCAATTGATCGACGCAACGCTGCGCTCCATCGACGAGGCGGGCTTGTCCGGCACGACGCTCGCATCCGTCGCGCAGCGCGCGAACATTTCGACCGGCATCGTCAGCCATTACTTCGGCGACAAGGACGGCCTGCTCGAAGCGACGATGCGCCACGTGCTGCGCGACCTGTGGGCCGCGACCGCACGCCATCGCGCCGCGGCGTCGGACGCACCGCGCGCGCGCCTGCGCGCCGTGGTCGCCGCTAATTTCGACGACACGCAGATCAGCGCGCCCGTGATGAAGACGTGGCTCGCATTCTGGTCGCAGAGCATGCATGAGCCGACGCTAAGGCGCCTGCAGCACGTCAACACGCGGCGGCTCTATTCGAATCTGTGCGCGGAGTTCGCCAAAGCGCTGCCCCCTGCGCGCGCGCGCGAAGCCGCAAGCGGCCTCGCCGCGCTGATCGACGGCCTGTGGCTGCGCGGCGCGCTCGCCGGCGGACCGTTCGACACGAAGGCGGCGCTGAAGCTCGCCAACGATTACATCGACCTGCTGCTCGCGCCGCGCGCGTAA
- a CDS encoding DHA2 family efflux MFS transporter permease subunit, whose product MSAQAMSADQAGVAPPAAAPLRGAKLALLTFALSLATFIEVLDSTVANVAVPAISGSLGVSNSQGTWVISSYSVAAAIAVPLTGWLARRVGELRLFVASVILFTLTSLLCGLARDLEVLVACRALQGLFSGPMVPLSQTILMRAFPPARRTLALALWGMTVLLAPIFGPVVGGWLIDNFSWPWIFLINLPIGLFSFAVCTLMLRPQAQRGEASPIDAPGIVLLVIGVGSLQAMLDLGHDRGWFDSPLITALAIAAGVSLVSLLIWELGEAHPVVDLSLFRERTFTFCVVIISLGMMSFSVVGVVFPLWLQAVMGYTAYQAGLATASMGVLALVFSILVGLYASRVDARVLVTFGFGVFAAVMWWSTHFTLSMTFAQVVTPRLIQGMGLPCFFIPLTAATLSRVPDEKLAAASSLSNFLRTLSAAFGTALSVTWWDNRATYHYAVVSQSVTRASENTQRYVDALHAMGLHGARELSSLHQVVRQQAYMMATNDMFYMASATCLLLAGLMWLTRPKRGAAAALGH is encoded by the coding sequence ATGAGCGCGCAGGCGATGTCGGCGGATCAGGCGGGCGTTGCGCCGCCGGCGGCCGCCCCGCTGCGCGGCGCGAAGCTCGCGCTGCTGACGTTCGCGCTGTCGCTCGCGACGTTCATCGAAGTGCTGGATTCGACGGTGGCGAACGTGGCGGTGCCGGCGATCTCGGGCAGCCTCGGGGTGTCGAACAGCCAGGGCACGTGGGTGATCAGCTCGTACTCGGTGGCCGCGGCGATCGCGGTGCCGCTGACGGGGTGGCTTGCGCGGCGCGTGGGCGAGCTGAGGCTGTTCGTGGCGTCGGTGATCCTGTTCACGCTGACGTCGCTGCTGTGCGGGCTCGCGCGGGACCTGGAGGTGCTGGTTGCGTGCCGGGCGCTGCAGGGGCTGTTCTCGGGGCCGATGGTGCCGCTGTCGCAGACGATCCTGATGCGCGCGTTCCCGCCGGCGCGGCGCACGCTGGCGCTGGCGCTGTGGGGGATGACGGTGCTGCTCGCGCCGATCTTCGGGCCGGTGGTGGGCGGCTGGCTGATCGACAACTTCTCGTGGCCGTGGATCTTCCTGATCAACCTGCCGATCGGGCTGTTCTCGTTCGCGGTGTGCACGCTGATGCTGCGCCCGCAGGCGCAGCGCGGCGAGGCGAGCCCGATCGACGCGCCGGGGATCGTGCTGCTGGTGATCGGGGTGGGCTCGCTGCAGGCGATGCTGGACCTGGGGCACGACCGGGGCTGGTTCGATTCGCCGCTGATCACGGCGCTGGCGATCGCGGCGGGGGTGTCGCTCGTGTCGCTGCTGATCTGGGAGCTGGGCGAGGCGCATCCGGTGGTGGATCTGAGCCTGTTCCGGGAGCGGACCTTCACGTTCTGCGTGGTGATCATCTCGCTGGGGATGATGAGCTTCTCGGTGGTGGGGGTGGTGTTTCCGCTGTGGCTGCAGGCGGTGATGGGATACACGGCGTACCAGGCGGGGCTGGCGACGGCGTCGATGGGGGTGCTGGCGCTGGTGTTCTCGATCCTGGTGGGGCTGTACGCGAGCCGGGTGGACGCGCGGGTGCTGGTGACGTTCGGGTTCGGGGTGTTTGCGGCGGTGATGTGGTGGAGCACGCACTTCACGCTGTCGATGACGTTCGCGCAGGTGGTGACGCCGCGGCTGATTCAGGGGATGGGGCTGCCGTGCTTCTTCATACCGCTGACGGCGGCGACGCTGTCGCGGGTGCCGGACGAGAAGCTGGCGGCGGCGTCGAGCCTGTCGAACTTCCTGCGGACGCTGTCGGCGGCGTTCGGCACGGCGCTGAGCGTGACGTGGTGGGACAACCGGGCGACGTACCACTACGCGGTGGTGTCGCAATCGGTGACGCGCGCCTCGGAGAACACGCAGCGGTACGTGGACGCGCTGCACGCGATGGGGCTGCACGGCGCGCGGGAGCTGAGCTCGCTGCACCAGGTGGTGCGGCAGCAGGCGTACATGATGGCGACGAACGACATGTTCTACATGGCGAGCGCGACGTGCCTGCTGCTGGCGGGGCTGATGTGGCTGACGCGGCCGAAGCGGGGCGCGGCGGCGGCGCTCGGGCACTGA
- a CDS encoding efflux RND transporter periplasmic adaptor subunit: MNDTATDTPRAKAPTDPAALDGAHAQPVPAHERGSPPPPEAAATLAARRATRRRRFALFFGLLALAALAAGLYWFVAGRFSEETDDAYVAGNVVQIAAQIQGTVTDVLVADTQQVKAGQALVKLDDADASAAFAQARAQLAQAVRQVANTRLSMGMYEETVKAREADLKLAQQAYRARAGASVEVVAPEELARAKSSLANAQAALAGAQAQLEAARALGSERPVEQNPAVQQAAAQFKLAYRNLRRTTIVSPVDGTVGQRSVQIGQQVGPGVPLMSVVQLRQVWVEANFKEGQIRHMRVGQPVRLESDLYGARVTYHGRVEGVSAGTGSAFSMLPSQNAAGNWIKVVQRLPVVISLEPSELAAHPLRVGLSMRATVETKVRGGRLLDGDAPLPGLRTRVHEAQAGEAEAAASAVIRENDGRR; the protein is encoded by the coding sequence TTGAACGATACCGCCACCGATACCCCGCGCGCGAAGGCGCCCACCGATCCGGCCGCCCTCGACGGCGCGCACGCGCAGCCCGTGCCGGCGCACGAGCGCGGATCGCCTCCGCCGCCGGAAGCCGCGGCGACGCTCGCCGCGCGCCGCGCGACGCGCCGCCGGCGCTTCGCGCTGTTCTTCGGGCTGCTGGCGCTGGCCGCGCTGGCCGCGGGGCTCTACTGGTTCGTCGCCGGGCGCTTCAGCGAGGAGACGGACGACGCGTACGTGGCCGGCAACGTGGTGCAGATCGCCGCGCAGATCCAGGGGACGGTGACCGACGTGCTGGTGGCGGACACGCAGCAGGTGAAGGCGGGGCAGGCGCTGGTGAAGCTCGACGACGCGGACGCGTCGGCGGCGTTCGCGCAGGCGCGGGCGCAGCTCGCGCAGGCGGTGCGGCAGGTGGCGAACACGCGGCTCTCGATGGGGATGTACGAGGAGACGGTGAAGGCGCGCGAGGCGGACCTGAAGCTTGCGCAGCAGGCGTATCGGGCGCGAGCGGGGGCCTCGGTGGAGGTGGTCGCGCCGGAGGAACTGGCGCGGGCGAAGTCGTCGCTGGCGAACGCGCAGGCGGCGCTGGCGGGGGCGCAGGCGCAGCTGGAGGCGGCGCGCGCGCTGGGCAGCGAGCGGCCGGTCGAGCAGAACCCGGCGGTGCAGCAGGCGGCCGCGCAGTTCAAGCTGGCGTACCGGAACCTGAGGCGCACGACGATCGTGTCGCCGGTGGACGGCACGGTCGGTCAGCGGTCGGTGCAGATCGGTCAGCAGGTGGGGCCGGGGGTGCCGCTGATGTCGGTGGTGCAGTTGCGGCAGGTGTGGGTGGAGGCGAACTTCAAGGAAGGGCAGATCCGGCACATGCGGGTGGGCCAGCCGGTGCGGCTCGAATCGGACCTGTACGGCGCGCGGGTGACGTACCACGGCCGGGTGGAGGGGGTCTCGGCGGGCACGGGCAGCGCGTTCTCGATGCTGCCGTCGCAGAACGCGGCGGGGAACTGGATCAAGGTGGTGCAGCGCCTGCCGGTGGTGATCTCGCTGGAGCCGTCGGAGCTGGCGGCGCACCCGCTGCGGGTGGGGCTGTCGATGCGCGCGACGGTGGAGACGAAGGTGCGTGGCGGCCGCCTGCTCGACGGCGACGCGCCGCTGCCGGGGCTGCGCACGCGGGTGCACGAAGCGCAGGCGGGCGAGGCCGAGGCCGCGGCTTCGGCAGTGATTCGGGAGAATGACGGCCGCAGGTGA
- a CDS encoding glycosyltransferase, which yields MAKVIVTAIGSAGDVHPLLGVSRALSARGHEVVFCTHAPFEAAVRASGFAFVPVGTAEDYVRAMADPALWDPRTSFKTLWRVIAPVVRPHFEVLRALSDADTVLVGTLWAFSARLMQERFGTRYVSVQVSPSTLLSAHAPPTHKRLTIPKGLPLAVKAGLMTLIERQVLDRVCGPELNAARQALGLAPAKRILGRWLHSTDGVLCLFPSWFAPAQPDWPANHLQSGFPLFNDAGPAQADAELEAFVASGEAPVVFTAGSTLVDGRTYEHAVTQVLQATGVRGILLAPDAPDAPAASDGAALLKRRYVPLAALLPRCRALVHHGGIGTASLAYAAGVPQVVTPFAHDQFDNAQRVAASGCGVRLDAPVRGEPLARALAQVLGDAAMAARCAQVRARMAAEPNGCDAAARFIERFAPGVAARRAQPA from the coding sequence ATGGCTAAAGTAATCGTGACGGCGATCGGGTCGGCGGGCGACGTGCACCCGTTGCTGGGGGTGAGCCGGGCGCTGTCGGCGCGGGGCCACGAGGTGGTGTTCTGCACGCATGCGCCGTTCGAGGCGGCGGTGCGCGCGAGCGGCTTCGCGTTCGTGCCGGTGGGCACGGCCGAGGACTACGTGCGGGCGATGGCGGACCCGGCGCTGTGGGATCCGCGCACGTCGTTCAAGACGCTGTGGCGGGTGATCGCGCCGGTGGTGAGGCCGCACTTCGAGGTGCTGCGCGCGCTGAGCGACGCGGACACGGTGCTGGTGGGCACGCTGTGGGCGTTCTCGGCGCGGCTGATGCAGGAGCGCTTCGGCACGCGGTACGTGTCGGTGCAGGTGTCGCCGTCGACGCTGCTGTCGGCGCATGCGCCGCCGACGCACAAGCGGCTGACGATCCCGAAGGGCCTGCCGCTGGCGGTGAAGGCGGGGCTGATGACGCTGATCGAGCGGCAGGTGCTGGACCGGGTGTGCGGCCCGGAGCTGAACGCGGCGCGGCAGGCGCTGGGCCTGGCGCCGGCGAAGCGGATCCTGGGCCGGTGGCTGCATTCGACGGACGGGGTGCTGTGCCTGTTTCCGTCGTGGTTCGCGCCGGCGCAGCCGGACTGGCCGGCGAACCACCTGCAAAGCGGGTTTCCGCTGTTCAACGACGCGGGTCCGGCGCAGGCGGATGCGGAGCTGGAGGCGTTCGTCGCGTCGGGCGAGGCGCCGGTGGTGTTCACGGCGGGCTCGACGCTGGTGGACGGCCGCACGTATGAGCACGCGGTGACGCAGGTGCTGCAGGCCACGGGGGTGCGGGGGATTCTGCTCGCGCCGGATGCGCCGGATGCGCCGGCGGCATCGGACGGGGCGGCGCTGCTCAAGCGCCGCTACGTGCCGCTCGCGGCGTTGCTGCCGCGCTGCCGGGCGCTGGTGCACCACGGGGGGATCGGGACGGCGTCGCTCGCGTACGCGGCGGGGGTGCCGCAGGTGGTGACGCCGTTCGCGCACGACCAGTTCGACAACGCGCAGCGGGTGGCGGCGAGCGGCTGCGGGGTGCGGCTGGACGCGCCGGTGCGCGGCGAGCCGCTCGCGCGGGCGCTGGCGCAGGTGCTGGGCGACGCGGCGATGGCGGCGCGCTGCGCGCAGGTGCGCGCGCGGATGGCGGCGGAGCCGAACGGCTGCGACGCGGCGGCGCGCTTCATCGAGCGCTTCGCGCCGGGCGTCGCGGCGCGGCGGGCGCAGCCGGCATGA
- a CDS encoding efflux transporter outer membrane subunit: protein MTQTATQAATRAMIATGSRAARRLAAAALAWALAGCVPSGFEPALAPRTPGDDALAHTAGGAAHGAWPSPDWVRQLGDPQLDALVDEALRQNPTLQAAQARIGVAQSQLQQFESLTGLTATAGASLSKAHVPRSGGTINTTFNGLPVSVPLVGESVVSSSSLFVGLNYQLDLWGKNAAATRGLLSMRDAARVEAEQARLALSVAIVTLYGELDRAYALRELLQQKRRASEQVETVLRERAARGIDNGYDADDAALKRGKLLEQLALTDEQIQLQKLQLGVLSGRGPERGLSLARPKLAPLADAPLPARLPAGLLGRRPDIVAARLRVEAAYAAIDGTRASFYPDVNLAALGGLFALTPASLFKHDALGGSIGPALSLPIFDRGRLKAKLGGDVANADVALALYNQTVDAALGEVARQLTSLSTVDALLEAQQQAVRSAQRMVALAQDRHRRGMGMRKDVNVAKLTLLDERAHVIELQARRRTLRVGLIGALGGGFDARPAGGAPLAQGKPFAAASDRPPD from the coding sequence ATGACGCAGACAGCAACGCAAGCAGCCACTCGCGCGATGATCGCGACAGGAAGCCGCGCGGCGCGCCGGCTCGCGGCAGCCGCGCTCGCGTGGGCGCTCGCCGGCTGCGTGCCGTCGGGCTTCGAGCCGGCGCTCGCGCCGCGCACGCCGGGCGACGACGCGCTCGCGCACACGGCGGGGGGCGCCGCGCACGGCGCATGGCCGAGCCCCGACTGGGTCCGGCAGCTCGGCGATCCGCAACTCGACGCGCTCGTCGACGAGGCGCTGCGGCAGAACCCGACGCTGCAGGCCGCGCAGGCGCGCATCGGCGTCGCGCAGTCGCAGCTGCAGCAGTTCGAATCGCTGACGGGGCTCACCGCGACGGCGGGCGCGTCGCTCTCCAAGGCGCACGTGCCGCGCTCGGGCGGCACCATCAATACGACGTTCAACGGCTTGCCGGTGTCGGTGCCGCTCGTCGGCGAATCGGTGGTGTCGTCGTCGTCGCTGTTCGTCGGGCTGAACTATCAGCTGGACCTGTGGGGCAAGAACGCGGCGGCCACGCGCGGGCTGCTGTCGATGCGCGATGCGGCGCGCGTGGAGGCCGAGCAGGCGCGGCTCGCGCTGTCGGTGGCGATCGTGACGCTGTACGGCGAGCTGGACCGCGCGTATGCGCTGCGCGAGCTGCTGCAGCAGAAGCGCCGCGCGAGCGAGCAGGTGGAGACGGTGCTGCGCGAGCGCGCGGCGCGCGGGATCGACAACGGCTACGATGCGGACGACGCGGCGCTCAAGCGGGGCAAGCTGCTCGAGCAGCTCGCGCTGACCGACGAGCAGATCCAGTTGCAGAAGCTGCAACTGGGGGTGCTGAGCGGGCGGGGGCCGGAGCGCGGGCTGTCGCTCGCGCGGCCGAAGCTCGCGCCGCTCGCGGACGCGCCGCTGCCGGCGCGGCTGCCGGCCGGGCTGCTGGGGCGGCGGCCGGACATCGTCGCGGCGCGGCTGCGGGTGGAGGCGGCGTACGCGGCGATCGACGGCACGCGCGCGTCGTTCTACCCGGACGTGAACCTGGCGGCGCTGGGCGGGCTGTTCGCGCTCACGCCGGCGTCGCTGTTCAAGCACGATGCGCTGGGGGGCTCGATCGGTCCGGCGCTGTCGCTGCCGATCTTCGATCGCGGCCGGCTGAAGGCGAAGCTGGGGGGCGACGTGGCGAACGCGGACGTGGCGCTGGCGCTGTACAACCAGACGGTGGATGCGGCGCTGGGCGAGGTGGCGCGGCAGTTGACGTCGCTGTCGACGGTGGATGCGCTGCTCGAGGCGCAGCAGCAGGCGGTGCGCTCGGCGCAGCGGATGGTGGCGCTGGCGCAGGACCGGCACCGGCGGGGGATGGGGATGCGCAAGGACGTGAACGTGGCGAAGCTGACGCTGCTGGACGAGCGTGCGCACGTGATCGAGCTGCAGGCGCGGCGGCGGACGCTGCGGGTGGGGCTGATCGGGGCGCTGGGCGGCGGCTTCGACGCGCGGCCGGCGGGCGGCGCGCCGCTCGCGCAGGGCAAGCCGTTCGCGGCGGCGAGCGACAGGCCGCCCGATTGA
- the betB gene encoding betaine-aldehyde dehydrogenase produces MSVYGLQRLYIAGAYADATSGKTFDTFDPATGELLASVQQASADDVERAVASAREGQREWAAMTSMQRSRILRRAVELLRERNDALAELEMRDTGKPIAETRAVDIVTGADVIEYYAGLATAIEGLQVPLRPESFVYTRREPLGVCAGIGAWNYPIQIACWKSAPALAAGNAMIFKPSEVTPLSALKLAEIYTEAGVPAGVFNVVQGDGSVGALLTAHPGIAKVSFTGGVETGKKVMSLAGASSLKEVTMELGGKSPLIVFDDADLDRAADIAVTANFFSAGQVCTNGTRVFVQQAVKDAFVERVLERVARIRVGKPSDPDTNFGPLASAAQLDKVLGYIESGKAEGAKLLAGGARLVNDHFASGQYVAPTVFGDCRDDMKIVREEIFGPVMSILSFETEDEAIARANATEYGLAAGVVTENLSRAHRAIHRLEAGICWINTWGESPAEMPVGGYKQSGVGRENGITTLEHYTRIKSVQVELGRYQPVF; encoded by the coding sequence ATGTCCGTATACGGTCTGCAACGCCTTTACATCGCCGGCGCCTATGCCGACGCCACGAGCGGCAAGACGTTCGACACGTTCGATCCCGCGACGGGCGAGCTGCTCGCGAGCGTCCAGCAAGCGAGCGCCGACGACGTCGAACGCGCGGTCGCATCCGCGCGCGAAGGCCAGCGCGAATGGGCCGCGATGACCTCGATGCAGCGCTCGCGCATCCTGCGCCGCGCGGTCGAATTGCTGCGCGAGCGCAATGACGCGCTCGCCGAGCTCGAAATGCGCGACACCGGCAAGCCGATCGCGGAAACGCGCGCCGTCGACATCGTCACGGGCGCCGACGTGATCGAGTACTACGCGGGCCTCGCGACCGCGATCGAGGGCCTGCAAGTGCCGCTGCGCCCCGAATCGTTCGTCTACACGCGGCGCGAGCCGCTCGGCGTGTGCGCGGGCATCGGCGCATGGAACTACCCGATCCAGATCGCCTGCTGGAAAAGCGCGCCCGCGCTCGCCGCCGGCAACGCCATGATCTTCAAGCCGAGCGAAGTCACGCCGCTGTCCGCGCTCAAGCTCGCGGAGATCTACACCGAGGCGGGCGTGCCCGCCGGCGTGTTCAACGTCGTGCAGGGCGACGGCTCGGTCGGCGCGCTGCTGACCGCGCACCCGGGGATCGCGAAGGTATCGTTCACGGGCGGCGTCGAAACCGGCAAGAAGGTGATGTCGCTCGCCGGCGCGTCGTCGCTCAAGGAAGTGACGATGGAGCTGGGCGGCAAGTCGCCGCTCATCGTGTTCGACGACGCCGACCTCGATCGCGCGGCCGACATCGCCGTCACTGCGAACTTCTTCAGCGCGGGCCAGGTGTGCACGAACGGCACGCGCGTGTTCGTCCAGCAGGCGGTAAAGGACGCTTTCGTCGAGCGCGTGCTCGAGCGCGTCGCGCGAATCCGCGTCGGCAAACCTTCGGACCCCGACACGAATTTCGGCCCGCTCGCGAGCGCCGCGCAGCTCGACAAGGTGCTCGGCTACATCGAGAGCGGCAAGGCTGAGGGCGCGAAGCTGCTCGCGGGCGGCGCGCGCCTCGTGAACGATCACTTCGCGAGCGGGCAGTACGTCGCGCCGACCGTGTTCGGCGATTGCCGCGACGACATGAAGATCGTCCGTGAAGAGATCTTCGGCCCGGTGATGAGCATCCTGTCGTTCGAAACGGAAGACGAAGCGATCGCGCGCGCGAACGCGACCGAGTACGGCCTCGCGGCGGGCGTCGTCACCGAGAACCTGTCGCGCGCGCACCGCGCGATCCATCGCCTCGAAGCCGGCATCTGCTGGATCAACACGTGGGGCGAGTCGCCCGCCGAGATGCCGGTTGGCGGCTACAAGCAATCCGGCGTCGGACGCGAGAACGGCATCACGACGCTCGAGCACTACACTCGAATCAAATCGGTTCAGGTCGAGCTCGGCCGCTATCAACCGGTGTTCTAA
- a CDS encoding alpha/beta fold hydrolase codes for MPIEKQVVALPSGLKVHVERHVFDPAFETVILVNGALATTASFGQTIRYLGERVNAVCFDLPYAGQSRQHNPGEYILTKDDEVEILLHLAERFEPSFLLSVSWGGVASLFALARGCASVRRAVIASFSPFLNDAMTDYVTRARDHIAAGENLKAAQLLNDTVGRYLPRIMKLYNYRYLTKLPRTEQDQVAFHVDQILSMRPEQYLPEFRQIGCAVKFINGELDEYTTASDVRRLAAYVRRAEFATIRQAGHFLDLEGRQQQEQLRAAILGFFGDERASAARDDAQDETLAPLGQLPALS; via the coding sequence ATGCCTATCGAGAAACAGGTGGTAGCGCTGCCGAGCGGACTGAAGGTCCACGTCGAGCGTCATGTGTTCGATCCGGCCTTCGAGACGGTCATCCTCGTGAACGGCGCGCTGGCGACGACCGCGTCGTTCGGCCAGACGATTCGCTACCTGGGCGAACGCGTGAACGCGGTGTGCTTCGACTTGCCGTACGCGGGCCAGTCGCGCCAGCACAATCCGGGCGAGTACATTCTGACGAAGGACGACGAGGTGGAGATTCTGCTGCACCTGGCCGAGCGGTTCGAGCCGAGTTTCCTGCTGTCGGTGTCGTGGGGCGGGGTGGCGTCGCTGTTCGCGCTGGCGCGGGGGTGCGCGAGCGTGCGGCGGGCGGTGATCGCGTCGTTCTCGCCGTTCCTGAACGACGCGATGACGGATTACGTGACGCGCGCGCGCGATCACATCGCGGCGGGGGAGAACCTGAAGGCGGCGCAGTTGCTCAACGACACGGTGGGGCGCTACCTGCCGCGGATCATGAAGCTGTACAACTACCGGTATCTGACGAAGCTGCCGCGCACCGAGCAGGACCAGGTGGCGTTCCACGTCGACCAGATCCTGTCGATGCGGCCGGAGCAGTACCTGCCGGAATTCCGCCAGATCGGCTGCGCGGTGAAGTTCATCAACGGCGAGCTGGACGAGTACACGACGGCGTCGGACGTGCGGCGGCTGGCGGCCTACGTGCGGCGCGCGGAGTTCGCGACGATCCGGCAGGCGGGGCACTTCCTGGACCTCGAGGGGCGTCAGCAGCAGGAGCAGCTTCGCGCGGCGATCCTGGGCTTCTTCGGCGACGAGCGGGCGAGCGCGGCGCGCGACGACGCGCAGGACGAGACGCTCGCGCCGCTCGGTCAGTTGCCGGCGCTGTCGTAG